DNA from Brassica napus cultivar Da-Ae chromosome C4, Da-Ae, whole genome shotgun sequence:
atatatcatatagggACGAAAGTGAAAGGAAAAAtccatataaagaaaaaaaaattcttaactcCGGCGAAGAAAGACAAATTCACTTTAAACTTATTGGGAAGCTAATATATTATCTACATTTGATCATATTTCAGAATTAGAaattcaaaaagaagaaaaaaaccttACAAAATCAttcgtttatatattttatataaaactcTGAAAAGTCAGATTACTATGTACTCCCTCCATCTTCCTCTATCATCTGCGGCATAAACAACAACATAACGAAATGTAATATCAAATAACTCTTTACTAACATTAAGTTGACATTATACCCTATATCAACTGTTaattaacattatttttaaCGAGTGATATATTCAATAATGTATATTGCCTTTGAAATCTTCTTGTGTGCATGAGTTCAAGTCTCTTACCTTTGAAAAATATGGAGCAGCTATTGGTTTTTGAGATGAGTGTCATCAAGAGCATCGAATTCCCAATCATTGATTTCatctgccaataactcttctCCATCGTCCAGTTCCAACTCCAGCTGATTCTTCGCCAAGTCTTCTTTCTCTGAAGACCCCTTTTTACTGTCTGGAGTATCAACATCAGCAAGTTTTTTCGGGACTGTGTCCGAAAGCGGAGTGTCGAGCGTCGTTTTCAGAGAGGGTGAgcgtgaagaagaagatgttctTGCAGGAGATTCAATATCTAGAAGCGGGCGTTCGATGGACTCAaactcttcttttgttttgtccAATGCCTCAAATAGTTCTTTCACTCTTTTATCGTCTTTCCTGGATCAAACAACACCAAACCATGAGAGAGTGAAGTTTTTTAACTCATGCTTTCATATCCATCCATAAATGAATATGACTATAATGACTAAAAATGAATGGACATGGTTTTGTAACTTTACCTGGAGATACCTTCCGTCTGTGAATAGAATGGCTTTTTCATAGCATCCACCACACTTAATGTTGTTACAAACTGAAAAAGTTAATAAAGAAGAATCATAAATATTGCACACTTTCTTGTCTCCGCGGTTGAAATCAAGCTTAGGAATGTTCTGTTTCATTATTCAAATAAAGAAAAGTGTCCTAGATATCTATTTTACAAAGCCACTTACCTTGGCTTCTAGGTCCAGATACTCCTTCTCAAGCTGTTTTCTAGAATCGATTGGCTTTGCATCCTTATCATCTATCTTTTTTTCTGCGTCTAACCTGGATATTTCCCCATAAACAAAGCTATCAGTCCTAAAAATTTGGTCAAATAAAATTTACAGGAACAGGTAAGTGATATATTACCCTTTATTTGGTTCCAAATTTTCAATAACGCTTCGGATCTTGGGTATAGAAGGATCCAACTGTTCCTGagttgatattaaaaatatgaatgtGAGATTAATGTTTGATTTACAGTCTAAGGTCTGACATGATAGGAGGTggaatcaaatattttaattaaacgGCATAGAACTATGTACTGTATCAATGATAAAGTTGGCACTAATTTTGGGTTAAACATATAGAAGCACCTTGTAGAAAGAGAGGAGTTGAACAATCAGGTCGATGAAATGGTCACCATATCTCTCCATCTCCCCACTTGAGTATCAATCCATGGCAAAATATAGATCACATGCAAAGTAATTAAGGAAGCAACATAATTGCTGAGCTCTTTGCATAAGTGGATATAAGACATACCTCACTTGCATTTCCTTTTGTTGATCAAATTTAGACTGTATAATCCAGGTATCTTCCAAAAATTTGATCCACTTATTTACAACATCCGCCTCTACTCGGCATGAACATATCGAACGAGTTAGCTCGTCTTCCTACAACGTAAGCCAGCCAGACATCACGAAATATTCTCATTGGCTAATTAGTATGTTATGACATTTCTTATGTTCCATCTAGCTGATTAGAACAAGTAAGTAGTTAAGTTACCTTTGACTTCAGGTGCAAAAGAATTTCATTGCTTGCATTATCAAActgctctctttcttctctaGCATTGCGAAGGCGAGCCCGGACTGATGTTATTGAGGTGTTGACcttcaaaaaaacaaattatgaccTACAAATCTAAAACTCTACCAGTTCAGTAAATTTGCTAGTGTATGAGTTCTTATGGAAGTTACCCTTTGCAGCTCAGTTTCAAGATCATCCTTCAAAATCTCAAGTTTTTTTAGTTCTGCCTCTACATCCTGAAAAAGAACGTAcaagaaactgaaaaaaaaacatccaaaGCTCGGGCTAATATTTCATTAGCAAGGTTAAGGAGATTATGGGTTGCAAACCTTCTCCTGCTGGCTGACTTCAGTAGTTTTGGAAAGTCGGAAACTAAGAGCTTCTTCTTTCTGACTTCTGCTTTTAGATATGGAAATAAAGATATATGTGAATGTACTATGATAGTTTAGGAAGCAGGTAGCAGTTTAGACTACCAGGTTACATTTGCTCTCTTACCTATGGTCCACGATTCTGTCTTCAGCTTTAGAGGTAGAACTGAGTAAAGATTCTGACAGAACTTTGAGTTTATCAACCTGCATCAATACATAGTGAACTTAGCTTAACATTTAAATGCGAAATTAGGTACATGAGGTCGTACAATAGTGACATCCatgcaataataataatgaaaacCGAGTTCGATCGGTTCTGAGTTGTGTGCAGTTTTCACCTTCTCACTGTGCAGTTGAAGGGAATCGCCATTTCTCAGTGATTTTTTCTTCAGCAAGAGTGCTTCTAGCTTCGAAAAAGTGCGAACTTGCTCAAGAATTTCTCGGAGAGCCTGCAGCAGCAACCagaaatttatcaaaaaaatcatgaaaatccTTAGGAAATAAAACAGTCCCATAAAAGATTCTCACAGAAGCCTTATGGAATTTTTTTCACTTGGCTTatcattgaaaaaaataatttacacaCAGTATTAAGACTTGAGCACCGTTCTACACAAAAAAAAGGTGAAAGCTAATAGCTGGAAATCCAAGACCATATCTATTGTGAGCGAACAATGAGGAAGAAACAATCTCACCTCGGTTGATGCAGCATTGGTTCCAGCGGTTTTTGAACTATCCTCATTTGAAGCCTGCTCTAGAACCTTGACCTTCGTCTTATCAAGTTTCTCCATCAGAGCATGGGATTCGATATCTATTCTGATCCAGTCACAAATGAGAATTTGAAACGAGATTAGTAAATAAGACATAGACACACATGAAAATTAAGAGAGTGTGTAAAAAAGGGTTATGATCCAATAATACCTTGCAAGATCAGCGCTGATTTTTAGCCCTCCAATTGCACTTTGGACATATTGAAGAAGTTCCTCACGCTTTGcctaggaaaaaaaaataatacaagaAAGAGGCATTACAGGTTTGTTCAAGAACATTTAAATCCAGTGAGCTTGTTGATTTTGCAAAGCCAAAAGCATGTGTGCTTAGAGATTATCAAGACTGGAAAAGAACAAGGCCTAGGTGACAGAACACATCCTTACCAAAACTTCATCCTTGTATTTGGAAAACACAATAGCTAACTCCTGCACATTTTGAATCACTGCTTCGTGAACTTCCTTCTCTCCTGACAAACAGAGCCTGTATGTATCAACCAATGTCAATACTCGAAAAATAGCTAAAGTAATAGTTTCAGTGGGCAATAAAgcatcacccaaacagttccAGAAGCAGCTGGACTTCTTCTTCGTTTGGTGCTTCCAgaatctgatttaaaaaaaaaaatagttaaagaaAAAACTACGGTTAAACTCAGTGTATCTCgtgttgcccaaaaaaaaaactcagctTGGTGTTGTTGCTTCTGTTgcaagttatttttttaatgtaaataaaGAGGAAGAAAGCGTTGGACCCTAATACCAGAAGCATGGCATAAAACATTATTTCTATCATGTTTCGAATTTAGGATTACAAACATCACCAACGTCTGCGCTTAAACCACTAGTCTACCACATATGGTAGTCCCTATTGCAATGTTTCATAACCAAAGAAAACACGAAGAATCTAACTTACCATAGATAGTACCATTCCTTCAAGGGCCTCGCTGTGAAGAAACACATCTCTAAAAGTCATTGGCTCACCGGGAAGACCAGGATCAACGTAGTAAACCTGTTCCAATTTTCACAAACACCGGTCATAAGTGAAAGCCACGATGAACCAAAGACAACGTGGGATTGAATCACTCACGGTGGTAATAGTTTTGGGAGAATCTTTGGCTTCTTCGGAACTAGGTTGGTTCTGATCTTCTACATTCTCTGACGACGTCATCCTCTCGATCTCTCTAAGAGCGACAAGCCACCTTCTCAACAACTGCACTCTCTCGCCACCTCGGGACGAAACCGAGACCTCTTCTAATCTCTTCACCGCGAGGCTAAAGCTCTTGACGTTCCTCGATCCCTGAAAACCAAACACATCGGCGGCGGTTAGAAACTAATTTGAATTTTCGAGAGGGAAGGAAGAGGATTATTACGATGCGATCCTGGATCAGTTTGGCGCCTCCGGAGACGGCATTGCCGGCGGTGAGGACGACGGAACCGGCGTAACCGCGAACGGT
Protein-coding regions in this window:
- the LOC106395371 gene encoding polyamine-modulated factor 1-binding protein 1, with translation MSWLRSAVHKAVEVGGQNPITRTVRGYAGSVVLTAGNAVSGGAKLIQDRIGSRNVKSFSLAVKRLEEVSVSSRGGERVQLLRRWLVALREIERMTSSENVEDQNQPSSEEAKDSPKTITTVYYVDPGLPGEPMTFRDVFLHSEALEGMVLSMILEAPNEEEVQLLLELFGLCLSGEKEVHEAVIQNVQELAIVFSKYKDEVLAKREELLQYVQSAIGGLKISADLARIDIESHALMEKLDKTKVKVLEQASNEDSSKTAGTNAASTEALREILEQVRTFSKLEALLLKKKSLRNGDSLQLHSEKVDKLKVLSESLLSSTSKAEDRIVDHRSQKEEALSFRLSKTTEVSQQEKDVEAELKKLEILKDDLETELQRVNTSITSVRARLRNAREEREQFDNASNEILLHLKSKEDELTRSICSCRVEADVVNKWIKFLEDTWIIQSKFDQQKEMQVSGEMERYGDHFIDLIVQLLSFYKEQLDPSIPKIRSVIENLEPNKGLDAEKKIDDKDAKPIDSRKQLEKEYLDLEAKFVTTLSVVDAMKKPFYSQTEGISRKDDKRVKELFEALDKTKEEFESIERPLLDIESPARTSSSSRSPSLKTTLDTPLSDTVPKKLADVDTPDSKKGSSEKEDLAKNQLELELDDGEELLADEINDWEFDALDDTHLKNQ